From one Lolium rigidum isolate FL_2022 chromosome 4, APGP_CSIRO_Lrig_0.1, whole genome shotgun sequence genomic stretch:
- the LOC124647930 gene encoding mannosylglycoprotein endo-beta-mannosidase-like → MAAAGAPAAGKQVLDTGWLAARSTEVALTGVELTTTHPPSSSAAAPWMHAAVPGTVLGTLLKNKLIPDPFYGLNNEAIIDIADSGREYYTFWFFTTFQCAPAGNQHVSLNFRAINYSAEVYINGHKEVLPKGMFRRHTLDITEVLHPDGTNLLAVLVHPPDHPGTIPPQGGQGGDHEIGKDVATQYVEGWDWMCPIRDRNTGIWDEVSICVTGAVKITDPHLVSTFHDDFKRSYLHCALQLENKSSWLADCTLKIQVSAELEEDICLVEHLQSFAISIPPSSVLEYTIPPLFFYKPNLWWPNGMGKQSLYNVEISVDVKGLGESDAWSHYFGFRKIESTIDGSTGGRIFKVNSEPIFIRGGNWILSDGLLRLTKKRYMTDIKFHADMNFNMLRCWGGGLAERPDFYHFCDVYGLMVWQEFWITGDVDGRGDPVSNPDGPLDHALFLLCARDTVKLLRNHASLALWVGGNEQVPPVDINKALKNDLKLHPMFSSNPKTKDQGKYLSQDSTDPSKYLDGTRVYVQGSMWDGFADGEGDFSDGPYEIQYPESFFKDSFYKYGFNPEVGNVGVPVAATIRATMPPEGWSIPIFRKGIDGYIKEVPNPIWDYHKYIPYSKPGKVHDQIEQYGHPTDLDDFCEKAQLVNYVQYRALLEGWTSFMWTKFTGVLIWKTQNPWTGLRGQFYDHLQDQTAGFYGCRCAAEPIHVQLNLASYYIEVVNTKSDELKDVAVEIQVWDLDGTSPYYKVTEKIVIPPKKVKKIMEMEYPKMKNAKPVYFLLLKLFRLSDKEVLSRNFYWLHLPGKDYKLLEEYRRKMIPLEIGSEISVSGSTYKVRMSVQNKSKKQATESATSVSTMQLHDRNGFHSIGREATSEVQGIGSLWSKICRGTDVAKSDDSLRRVEVNGTDSGVAFFLQFSVHTSESSTQENYNYKDTRILPVHYSDNYFSLTPGEKTTVDISFEAPEGSKPMVILRGWNYHLNHTMTM, encoded by the exons ATGGCAGCTGCGGGGGCACCGGCCGCGGGCAAGCAGGTGCTCGACACGGGCTGGCTCGCCGCGCGCTCCACCGAAGTGGCCCTCACCGGCGTCGAGCTCACCACCACCCACCCGCCGTCCAGCTCCGCCGCAGCCCCGTGGATGCACGCCGCCGTCCCCGGAAC CGTGCTGGGGACCCTTCTCAAGAACAAGCTGATCCCTGACCCCTTCTACGGGCTGAACAACGAGGCGATCATCGACATTGCAGACTCCGGGAGGGAGTACTACACATTCTGGTTCTTCACCACCTTCCAGTGTGCTCCG GCAGGAAATCAGCACGTGAGTTTAAACTTCCGTGCAATAAACTACTCAGCAGAAGTGTACATAAATGGGCACAAGGAGGTGCTTCCGAAAGGAATGTTCCGGAGGCACACCCTTGATATCACTGAAGTTCTGCATCCTGATGGCACCAACCTGCTTGCTGTCCTCGTCCATCCTCCTGATCATCCTGGTACAATTCCTCCTCAGGGAGGCCAGGGTGGTGATCACGAG ATTGGGAAAGATGTTGCCACGCAGTATGTTGAAGGATGGGATTGGATGTGCCCGATAAG GGATAGAAACACTGGAATCTGGGATGAAGTGTCAATTTGCGTAACTGGG GCTGTGAAGATAACTGACCCCCATCTGGTTTCAACTTTTCATGACGATTTTAAGAGATCTTACCTACATTGTGCACTTCAGTTGGAGAACAAAAGTTCATGGCTTGCAGATTGTACATTGAAAATCCAGGTCTCAGCTGAACTTGAAGAGGATATTTGTTTGGTGGAACATCTTCAGAGTTTTGCCATATCAATTCCTCCTAGTTCAGTTCTTGAATACACCATTCctcct CTATTCTTCTATAAGCCAAACTTGTGGTGGCCAAATGGCATGGGAAAGCAATCCTTGTACAATGTTGAAATTAGTGTGGATGTTAAAGGATTAGGAGAGTCCGATGCATGGAGTCATTATTTCGGGTTCCGTAAGATTGAGAGTACCATTGATGGTTCCACTGGTGGAAG GATCTTCAAGGTAAATAGTGAGCCTATTTTCATCCGAGGAGGGAACTGGATATTGTCAGATGGCCTGCTTCGATTAACAAAGAAGCGATATATGACTGATATCAAGTTCCATGCTGATATGAACTTCAATATGCTTCGCTGTTGGGGTGGTGGATTAGCAGAGAGGCCTgatttttatcatttttgtgatgTATATGGTTTGATG GTATGGCAAGAATTCTGGATAACTGGAGATGTTGATGGCCGTGGAGATCCAGTATCAAACCCAGATGGTCCTTTGGACCATGCTCTCTTCCTTCTGTGTGCTAGAGATACAGTCAAGTTACTCAGGAATCATGCTAGTCTAGCTCTATGGGTTGGTGGTAATGAGCAAGTCCCACCAGTTGACATTAACAAAGCACTGAAGAATGATTTGAAGCTACATCCGATGTTTTCCAGTAATCCGAAAACAAAAGATCAAGGTAAATATCTATCCCAAGACTCAACTGACCCAAGCAAATACCTGGACGGTACTAGGGTGTATGTTCAAGGATCAATGTGGGATGGTTTTGCCGATGGCGAGGGTGACTTCAGTGATGGTCCATATGAGATCCAGTATCCAGAGAGCTTTTTCAAGGACAGTTTCTACAAATATGGATTCAACCCGGAAGTTGGTAATGTGGGCGTTCCAGTCGCTGCGACTATTAGAGCAACCATGCCTCCAGAAGGATGGAGCATTCCGATCTTTAGGAAGGGAATTGATGGGTACATAAAAGAAGTCCCAAACCCGATATGGGATTACCACAAATACATTCCCTACTCAAAACCAGGGAAGGTCCATGACCAAATTGAACAATACGGCCATCCAACAGATCTTGATGATTTCTGTGAAAAG GCACAATTGGTCAACTATGTTCAGTACAGAGCACTCCTAGAAGGATGGACTTCTTTCATGTGGACAAAATTCACAGGTGTTTTAATTTGGAAGACACAAAATCCATGGACCGGACTACGTGGACAGTTCTAtgatcacctccaagatcaaactgCTGGGTTTTATGGTTGTCGTTGTGCTGCTGAGCCAATTCATGTCCAATTGAATTTGGCCAGTTACTACATAGAG GTAGTTAACACTAAGTCGGATGAACTTAAAGACGTGGCTGTAGAAATTCAAGTATGGGATCTTGATGGTACATccccatattacaaagttaccgaGAAAATAGTGATACCGCCAAAGAAAGTGAAGAAAATTATGGAGATGGAATACCCTAAGATGAAGAACGCCAAGCCTGTCTATTTTCTACTACTTAAACTCTTCAGGCTGTCAGATAAGGAAGTACTTTCCAGAAACTTCTATTGGCTGCATCTTCCTGGGAAAGACTACAAGTTGTTGGAAGAGTATCGGCGGAAGATGATTCCGCTCGAGATTGGGTCCGAAATTTCTGTATCAGGCTCTACATACAAGGTAAGAATGTCTGTGCAGAACAAGTCAAAGAAACAGGCAACAGAAAGCGCAACCTCTGTCTCAACTATGCAACTACATGATAGAAATGGTTTCCACAGCATTGGCCGAGAAGCTACTTCCGAGGTACAGGGAATTGGCAGCCTCTGGAGCAAAATATGCAGAGGAACCGATGTGGCAAAATCAGATGACAGCCTGCGAAGAGTTGAGGTGAACGGGACCGATTCAGGCGTCGCGTTTTTCCTTCAGTTTTCTGTGCACACCTCTGAATCATCCACCCAGGAGAATTACAATTACAAGGACACGAGAATCCTTCCAGTTCACTACTCAGACAACTATTTCTCGCTCACACCAGGGGAGAAGACGACTGTCGACATCTCCTTCGAGGCTCCGGAGGGCTCCAAGCCCATGGTAATTCTCAGAGGCTGGAACTATCATCTGAACCATACCATGACGATGTGA
- the LOC124706677 gene encoding probable glycosyltransferase STELLO2, with the protein MPEMLVQDRVFPDGGSKPPTSPRAAPGSDRRHPRPFAKSLDFSNWASDNSSRLLLILFALASVAAVFLLRGAGPDAAALLCLDRSHPSSAPTTLPYPDVAWSKIRPLAIPSSAPFATFRAERWIVVSVSSPPTAALAALTRVKGWQLLAVGNSHTPTDWDLKGAIFLSLDLQAQLGYRSVDFLPYASHVRKTAGYLFAIQHGAKLIFDADDRAEVPGNDLARHFDVDLGSGIADHPVMLQYSHADPNRTVVNPYVHFGQRSVWPRGLPLDKVGEVAHEAFYTEVFSGHQYIQQGLSDGLPDVDAVFYFTRKPPTAPFDLRFDPEAPKVALPQGLMAPVNSFNTLFHTQAFWGLMMPVSVSSMAADVIRGYWAQRILWEIGGYVAFYPPTIYRKDHVQAYPFAEEKDLHVNVGRLIKFLTEWRSNKRALFERILDLSYAMAEEGFWMEQEVRLTAAWLQDLLAAGYRQPRLMSLEIDRQRATIGEGDMKEFVPKKLPSVHLGVDEIGTVNYEIGNLIKWRKNFGNVVLIMHVSGPVDRVALEWRLLYGRIFKTVIILAEQSNVELAVDRCALSHAYKYLPKVFGRYGGADGFLFLQDHMILNYWNLLQADKEKLWITNKIAHSWVTVPLESNKEEWFVKQGAMVKQVVSNSPVHFQTKYKESMGKDKIVFCGSELFYVPRRFVEDFGDLVGLVGDLDLHHKIAVPMFFLAMDSPDNFDSEALAGTVFRTNLAANETFSSIYTAQSPAVFPVKVMNEIDFIKVIRLMSKGDPLLMELV; encoded by the exons ATGCCCGAGATGCTGGTCCAAGACCGCGTCTTCCCGGACGGCGGGAGCAAGCCGCCCACCTCCCCGCGCGCCGCGCCGGGGTCGGACAGGCGCCACCCGCGCCCCTTCGCCAAGAGCCTCGACTTCAGCAACTGGGCCTCCGACAACTCCTCCAGGCTGCTGCTCATCCTCTTCGCCCTCGCCTccgtcgccgccgtcttcctccTCCGGGGCGCCGGGCCGGACGCCGCCGCGCTCCTCTGCCTCGACCGCTCCCACCCCTCCTCCGCGCCCACCACGCTCCCCTACCCGGACGTCGCCTGGTCCAAGATCCGGCCCCTCGCGATCCCCTCCTCCGCGCCGTTCGCCACCTTCCGCGCCGAGCGGTGGATCGTCGTCTCCGTCTCCTCCCCGCCCACCGCCGCCCTCGCGGCCCTCACCCGCGTCAAGGGCTGGCAGCTCCTCGCCGTCGGCAACTCCCACACGCCCACCGACTGGGACCTCAAAGGCGCcatcttcctctccctcgaccTGCAGGCGCAGCTCGGCTACCGCTCCGTCGACTTCCTGCCCTACGCCTCCCACGTCCGCAAGACCGCCGGCTACCTCTTCGCCATCCAGCACGGGGCCAAGCTCATCTTCGACGCCGACGACCGCGCCGAGGTGCCCGGGAACGATCTCGCCAGGCATTTCGATGTTGATCTCGGATCTGGGATCGCCGACCACCCCGTCATGCTCCAGTACAGCCACGCCGACCCCAACCGCACCGTGGTGAACCCCTACGTGCACTTCGGCCAGCGCTCCGTGTGGCCGCGGGGGCTGCCGCTCGACAAGGTCGGGGAGGTGGCGCACGAGGCCTTCTACACCGAGGTCTTCAGTGGCCACCAGTACATTCAGCAGGGGCTGTCTGACGGCCTGCCGGATGTGGATGCCGTGTTCTACTTCACTAGAAAGCCACCGACTGCGCCGTTCGACCTCAGGTTTGATCCGGAGGCCCCCAAGGTGGCGCTGCCGCAGGGACTGATGGCGCCAGTGAACTCCTTCAATACATTGTTCCACACACAGGCTTTCTGGGGGCTGATGATGCCTGTTTCAGTGAGCTCTATGGCGGCAGATGTGATCCGCGGGTACTGGGCTCAGCGCATCTTGTGGGAGATCGGCGGGTACGTGGCTTTCTATCCGCCGACTATTTACCGCAAGGATCATGTGCAGGCCTACCCATTCGCCGAGGAGAAGGATCTGCATGTCAATGTTGGCAGGTTGATCAAATTCTTGACCGAGTGGAGATCAAACAAGAGGGCGCTGTTCGAGAGGATTCTTGATTTGAGctatgccatggctgaggaggggTTCTGGATGGAGCAGGAAGTCAGGCTGACGGCTGCTTGGCTGCAGGACCTGCTCGCAGCAGGGTATCGCCAGCCTCGGCTCATGTCGTTGGAGATCGACAGGCAGCGCGCGACCATTGGGGAGGGTGACATGAAGGAGTTTGTGCCCAAGAAGCTGCCATCTGTGCACCTTGGGGTGGATGAGATTGGCACAGTGAACTATGAGATTGGAAACCTGATTAAGTGGAGGAAGAACTTTGGTAATGTTGTGCTCATCATGCATGTTAGTGGGCCCGTAGATCGTGTGGCCCTGGAGTGGAGGCTGCTATATGGACGGATATTCAAGACGGTTATCATTCTTGCCGAGCAAAGCAATGTGGAGCTTGCTGTTGACCGCTGCGCTCTGTCACACGCATACAA gtatcttcccaaggtgtttgGAAGATATGGTGGTGCTGATGGATTTCTTTTCCTCCAAGACCACATGATTCTTAACTACTGGAACCTTCTGCAAGCAGACAAGGAAAAACTCTGGATTACCAATAAG ATTGCACATTCTTGGGTTACGGTTCCACTGGAGAGCAATAAAGAGGAATGGTTTGTTAAGCAAGGTGCGATGGTTAAGCAGGTCGTTAGTAATTCCCCTGTTCATTTCCAGACCAAATACAAAGAAAGCATGGGCAAAGATAAGATTGTATTCTGTGGCAGCGAACTGTTTTATGTGCCCCGACGGTTTGTTGAGGACTTCGGTGATCTTGTTGGTCTTGTGGGCGATTTGGATCTGCATCATAAGATCGCTGTCCCAATGTTCTTTTTGGCAATGGACTCGCCTGATAATTTTGATTCGGAAGCTCTGGCTGGAACAGTTTTCAGGACCAACCTGGCAGCCAATGAGACATTCTCCAGTATTTATACAGCTCAGTCGCCCGCTGTTTTCCCAGTGAAAGTGATGAACGAGATTGATTTCATAAAGGTGATTCGGCTTATGTCCAAGGGAGACCCTCTTCTGATGGAGTTGGTATAA